A stretch of DNA from Misgurnus anguillicaudatus chromosome 15, ASM2758022v2, whole genome shotgun sequence:
tatcaggatgtggggagacttttaaccagcataactaaaaaaaattctagatcaaatcagataccctgcTTTTAACACTGAAACACTTGTTACAGCTCGCTACGCCCACAAAGGGTGGCAGTTACATGTGTTTGTTTTCGGGGAATCTGCTGTTTTTTACAGGCCTGTGAGGTTAAACTTGGCTGAACTTATGGGGACGTTGGTATGCTGTGTACGAGAGGATGCCGTGCGCTGAACATGACAGGCCCCAAAGAAACTGGGGCTGTTCATGTCTGAGCAGTGAACGAAGTGAATTATGTTACAAGGCAGACGCCAGGATGGGGGTCTTTTCATGTATGGGGAGCGGCTGAAGTAAGCTGTGATCTTACAAAACCGAAACCTATGGAGGCATTACTTCATTGTGTGGATCTGTCTATGAATTGTGCACACTGTGGCGGGTTGGTGGGAAAGGGAGGCTTATACACGTGGCTCTCTCTGCAGTGTGTTGTGGTCACAATCAAGAACAGGGCTGAGAGCTGTGCGCTGTGTTAAGACGGATCGCTGCACGGGGGGCAAGGAATGAAGCGAGGAGCTATCCATGTAAATGTTTACCGGCATGCATGCAAGGGTCATGGGCTTTCTGTCCGTAATGCGAGCGATTCTCTCTGGTGATGATTCAGCATCAcaatgtggagataaataatcTATGAATTTACCACATAGACAGGTTATATAGTAGTGGAAGGCACTTCTACACAGCGTTATGGTCGGCATCGGTCAGTACACTGGCATTGTTCAATAAAGCTTCAGAGAAAAGGAAAGTGGAAGAAGCTCCCATAGCTTCTGACGCAATATCAAGAGACCGTTCTTGAAAAGGAACAAAATTATTTGCAAGACCTGAAGGAAGAGACAACTATGAACAACTAtcacaaaacattaaaacagtcattaATCATTCAGGTAACATCAAGCAGTATTAAGAAGAAGCTTCATGTACTTGATGATTTTTGTAAAATTATTGTGTTGGGGACTATATGTAAACCACTGTCATCTAAAATAACTTGTTCAAGTTAgcattaaatgaaaaacaaacttcAATTTTCATTATTCctcttatttttattaaattaccaAATATAGATGTATTGTAAACACTACTGTATGTGAgataatgtaaagaaaacattttatcaCTATCCATCTATTCTAAAAATCTTGATGGGAATAAAATTAGTACATTTATAAGACGGATAAGGTTTAATTACTTAATACAACTATATGATGAGAAAATCAAACCTTATGAAATGAACCATAGTTTAAGTAGTTACcctattttttaagtaaaactatAGAAACCCCAGATTTACCATGGTGTTCTTTTACTATAAAAGCATGGTTTATTTTCCTCAGGggaatgacaaataaatgacacATTACAACAAACGTAGTTACAGTTACAGTTTTACCATGTAACCACAACCATAGTTTTGCTAGAGTAACCATAATTTAACCATGCTATGTAAAACTGTGGTTTCACAAATGATAATCTGCCAAAAAGGACATAGTTACTAAGTTAcactttactatagtaaaaccacGGTTCATTTTCATAAGGTTGCTAATGCTAACGTggtaaaaacagttttaaaactttaatagcAGCTGTTTGCTTAACATTGTATATATCTTACCTGGAGTCTTGTAACTTTGATGATTATTTGATGATTTAATCGATGATTTATCCTCACATGTGGTCTTCTCGGCAGATTTTAGTAATCCATGCATCAGTTCAATCGATCTGAAAGTGTTTCCAATCATATTGTTCCTCTGTGCTGTTATTGATATAGTTGTGGTATGAACAGTGCagccattttaaattaaaaacgaTTTTAGAACTATATTTTTATCGTTTTCGTCCTTGATGTAAGTAACACAATCCGGCTATGACAAATCCCAACATCATGAGGACGTTCTGGCTGTCAGCCAATCGGAAGCGGCGATTTCATACACACGCGTGAATATTCATTAGGAGGTGCAGTACACCAGACCGGCCTACAGGGGCGCAGTCTCGATACACACGTCATACACAAAGTCCGGTCATTGTGACTTATGAAGACTTTCGGAGAAAATCAGAATTAAAGCTCCTCCTACCCCTAGAAGCACTTCTACATTGCCCGTATTATGAGGACACCGACCCTGTCCTCATAATACAAAATGTCCTCATAGTGTGGCGTGTATTCATATGAAATGTCCTcgtaaatcacaaaaaccaacacacacacacacacacacacacacacacacacacacacacacacacacacacatctttaTTTTGCTCAAATGGAGATGTTGGTGAGCTGTGAACAGTTAGTTCCCCATGCTCAAATTGATGGAGCGATAGTGAAATTTTGTCTTTTTGCTAATTTTGAAATATTGTTAAATACTGAAATAAAACTATAGATGGTGAGATGCATTAGACATGTTAACACATGCTGTGGTTCTTTCTATGCCTAGCCAGCAGATCCTGTCTGATGACTCATTGGGATGGGGCAGTTGCTGCTTTAGGGTTGTGTCAGGATTGAGGGGGTTTATGTCTCAAGCTCTGTATTCATTCCTTGTGGCCACAATAAAGAATAAGTATGTGCATGGCTGAATTCATTGGTACTGTAGAGCTTAATTTGTGGGGCTGTCAAATATAATTCTTTAATGGACCATTTAAATATCCATTTTAAAACCCTCATAACCTTTTTGGCCTATACCTCTATCTATGAACCAAGCCATAGTATTTTACAACCCATTACCCCTGACAAATTACAGAAGTTACATAATAAAGTGGACTTCAACTGTCATAACAAAATTGTGCTGAGGTTATTTGTTTCCAAACAACCAAAGTCATAAATGTCTGTCTTTGTATTGGGAAAAGAATTTTATGTGGGACTAAGAGGACTAAACAATTTACTCTTTAAGGGTGTGTAAAATGCACCTAATACGAATTGAATTTTGCATATAAAAGCTGTGTCTGACTCACACATCCTGATTAATCCAAATGTATGCAAATATTAAAGAGAGAACTTGACCATGTCAGCTTTGCACTTTGAGAgcactgtgtatatatatatctatagtGCACtccttatggcgcttttccattgcatagtaccccacagtttgggtcgggtcggcttacttttgggggcttttccactgagTGCAGTACATAGTACTTTTTTAGTATCatctcggttggggttccaagcaacCTGAGCCATTACTTAAAATGTGacacgaaaacactgtagatcacgattggtctgagagaatcttcactaccagcgtcattgctataatgtaaaagattagctttaccttcgtgctaGCTTCCGCTccctcgagtaaacctgttgtaaTCTGTGCTTTGCTATTAGTTCCTatactcccttttagcgatgaaaaacatccacaggttgacaatcaggaacaccataacacttttttccagacttgcagtttgtggtggcacattcagcatatatgcttaaatgcaacttaaatgaggctcggCGAAATGCGTCGACTGACACCAttggtgtttgtacagaaactgtcatgtatgtgcaaacatctatttctgatggtcaattttaattttgtggtggactgagaaataaattaatgtatgggaATCATGTACAGCATtccaacaacgctctcacttgtatgatgtcacagcagtaggcaacGCAAATATAAAGACaggcctataatccctcccactccgaagtgttactaaactcaatggaaaagcttaCCTATACATTCATAAAGTGGAAGAGCGTAGTATAAGAATAGAAAAACCTAAAGAGATGTACATTGCAGCCATTGAAGACCTTAATAGATCACTTTCCAGTTATGTGGGGTGCACGGATGAGGAGAAAATGATAGGAGTATAACAGAATAGAAAAGACATAGATGATAAGGTAGGAAAGCTGTGATGTCATGGaaacagaaaataaatgatttttaaatggCTGAGAATAAAAACAGAGAGACTGTGCACATACTGAGAAGAGGTTGATGTGATAGTAAATGAGAAATGGTTTGTTTTCACTATTCTAATGAAAAGTGACAATTCTGTAATTACTCATGCCATTACACACTCAgagaattaaaattaaaataaagggTGAATTCAGAAAGATTGGGATGCACTTGggattgggatgcttttggacATTGAGATGACTGTCAAGCACTGTGCCAATTTACCTGCATTTACCCTACAGAAGTTATTTTACTttcacataataaaatattacatttatttacatttttaaaggggcaataagtatgatttacccccatctagtggtgaaattgtattttgcattcaaacaaacagtgctctctagcgcctcgcctttccaaatgtgtgttgcaactacggtagccgttatgtaatcactgatctctttgtccgtttcagctggttcacgtgtaatgaatgaaaacgcgtttgtaggttagtgctttttgtccctttcTGCTATTATAATTTATCAATACGGTGGAATGATATggatgcctccttggacttacctgtttaatgtaagtaaagaggagaaattctaagcttacaaagaaaagtcggATCACtagcagaggtcatttgacaccaatgaggacatatttatgaataaagacattgattttgattaataaaacacttaaaatcctacttacagtccctttaagGGTATTCACCTTTTAAGACTACATGTAGGCCTGGTTGAAGCTAATAAATAAAACTCTAGAACCCCCCAAAATTTCTTGTACAACATTTTGACCTTcgcataaaaacaaatattgttgtacATGTATATAGAAATGGTCTATAATACCTGGGGAGATCTTTAGATGCTTTCTGAGGCCCAGATGGTTTAGTTACAGCATCACCCTGAATGGTCCATCCATGGTCACGAGCCAAACCTTGAGAGATCTggtgtgtaaaataaaaaattgcaaACATCTTAAACTTCATATACGCTTCATATTCAGACTGCTTGCCTTTTAATTAAACTGTATATTTCAGACTCTTCTTAGCCCATAATCTCATTTCTTTATATACTAGGTCCCTGTTTTCCCTGTTTTTTCTGGTGCAAGATAAGAAATAGATCTTCCTCCTGCTAGTTGAATGAGGAGAAATTCATACAGCCGAAGAAAGGTCACTAATGACAGGCCTTCAGTACGGCTGTCAGAGCAtccacacgcgcgcgcacacacacacccacgatgataaactaaaataaaagaaGGACAGAAAAAGGAAACGAATAGACAGATATATGATGGACAAACAAATGCATAGAGATTCATTCTGTGCTTGTAGGAGCCAAGAGACAGTATCAgccattttatttaattgttgccatctagtggacaaaaGAGAAATTAAAAGCCTAAATGGACAGATAAATGATTGTGCCAACTGAGTGTTTATATATTACAGACAGCATGTTAGTCTACAGCTAGtctcacattccagcttgaagaACCATTCATGTTATACTGCTTCATAAAGTCTCATAGTCTTTATTATCACAGTCAGATCAACCCTAGCCATGTACTCAGATCCACCCTGAACAAAGCTTCCAGGTTTTGAAAAGACTCTGATGGGATCAGACACTCGAAGgccatattttgaaaacgcataCAGCCCAAATACAGGAAAAATCATCTTGTATGATGGTTCCCATGTTTGGAATAGTGCATGGTTCATGCAGTGAAAAATGCCATCTGTGACCAAAATCTTTGCTTGCTAAAACAGAGCAACTCATAAGCAAAAGTCATTACTTTGCAATAATCGGGCTGTGTAATTTTCTGCAATATAAGCTCTGTTCCAAAGTGAAATGCCTTACTGCCTACACACATTATGAAGCGGTCAACTTCTTCAAACTCACTCATGAGTTGTCTTTTCATCTAGTAAACATACTTTTTTGGTGATGCACTATGAGTCACTTAAAGGGGAATTGAAGACTAGACAGTCCAGCCTGTTATAATGGgtaatttatttctattttgtattttacttGAGGAAAAAATCGAAAATTTGCACGATTTCGATAAATTAGATTGATAGTGTGTTGAAGCGGAATTTTCTTAACGTCTTTTATTGACTCATttaaccagaatgcactgcgcgaAACGGAGTAATTAGCTCCACCCACTAACCGTTGAAGACGCAGCCTTCAGCTTCTTTTGCGCTTTCTACATCGCTAAAATATGACTAGAACCTGCGCATTATGTGGCTGTAAGGACAACAAATCCAGGCCACCGGGAGTTAGTTTTTATAGTTTACCTCAACGCAACCCTCAACTCTGCGCCCAGTGGTTAACTGCAATAAATCTTCCACTTGACACGCCCCCAACGCGTTACTCAAAAATTAGAATATGTAGCCAGCACTTTTGTCAGGAGGACTTCGACTACTGTTTTTCAGCTAAGTTTTTGGGAAATGCAGTGTCACATGCAAAAAAATTGAAGCCAGGTGCGTTACCAAGGAACACTACAGTTAGCAGCTCAACCCTGACTGAGTCTCCATCCTTCGACACTGACGTGGAAAGTCTACGCGATGAGCCAACCACCTCCACGCCTCAGAAAGCCCCGCGTACTCAGGTAAtgtaaaatggtcaaaatatcttAAACATAATTTGGCTTagttgttgtttgttttgtgtaaTTACGGTAAACATACTACGTAGAGTAGAGAGGTACAGAGAGAGCATATTACTGAGAACAGTGTTTCACCAAACATTCGCCACAGATTCAACACTGGTCACCacatattgttttgttttttatttattttaacgccATTTAAAACACGTAGCGTATTCGTTCAGCTGCATTTACTTTCCCTGCTCTCCTGTCTCTCTGTCACTCACGCgtttctctcacacacacacacacacactcacacacacacacacacacacacacacacacacacacacacacacacacacacacacacacacacacacacgtcacTCACGCgtttcttacacacacacacgttctcTTGGTGTAAGTCTATGTGTGAGCTCTCTCCCTAGTCGTAACCCTGTGTAACTCTTACATATCTGATTTTTCACTGAATTATCTGCACTTGACATGATATACAAAAAACTATCACttgtatttaaaatcaaaacagCGCTCATAACGCAACAATACATTGATGAGAAAAGCCACCGCAGTAAATGCTGATCACCTCAtatatcatatatgtgtgtgtgtgtgtgtgtgtgcatgtaatAAATTGACAATGATTTAAATTCATTACCTTCTTTTagataaaaattaaaagatGTTTACACAGGCTATATCATGTATTATCTGTTTATCACTATATTATCTGTTTGGTATGGAGTGTTTACTGTGTTGTCTTTCTGCAGCAGAGAAACACAGGACCTTCAAGAAACCCAGCAGTGCTACTTTCAGAAGATATGAATATCAGCTTTTCCAGTATTGAGACTTTGGAAGCCACTCAAACCACCTACAAACCAGACACAGACTGTACCTCTTCCACCAGCAGTGTCACAGACGTGGGAACTGCACAGATAAGCTGGCAGGAGAAAAAAGTTGTAGTGTCAGAGTCCAAGGTACTAGAACTGTTCAGATTCTGCCAAACATGTGCCACCATCATTGAAAAAAGAGAAGTGTCCTATCTTGGGTCCCAGATGAGGGTTAAGTGGGAGTGTGCAGAAGGTCACAGTGGAACTTGGACGTCATGTCCCTCTGAACGTGGAATGCCACAGTCTAACCTCCTTCTTGCTGCTGCCATACTATTTACTGGAAGCACATTCACCAAGTTGGAAGAGTGGGCCAAACTCATTAATCTACAGATCTTTAGCAGCAGCACATTCTACGACATACAAAACTCTTACTTGCATCCAGTCATTCAAGCTGAATTTGAGCTACAGAAAACCATTGTATTGGCGAAGTTGTTCATGGAGCAGCAAGATGGAAAAATGACACACCTTTCTTCTGATGGCCGGTCAGACAGCCCTGGGTTTAACGCAAAATACACATCTTACACTTTCATGGCTGACCCCGGCAGGGAAATTATCCATTCAGAGTTGGTCCAGGTACGTTACATGAATCAAAATTcaatcaataataataatcttattattattatttttatttttattattactataattttaagaagaagaataatatattttatttgtatgtgcTCAAACTTTGTCACTTCTATCTCTTATTATGCCCTTTTTAGGTGACCGAGACCACAAGCTCAGGGGCTATGGAGACTGTTGCGCTCAGGCGTGGATTGGACCATCTACTTGACAACGGCCTACATGTGGAGGTCTTGGCAACTGATCGTTCCACGAGTGTCAAGAAAATAATGCGCGAGGAATATGAAGAGATCGATCATCAATTTGATATTTGGCACACTGCTAAGAGTGAGTACAATCTGCCACTATAAGTTAAAAGCTTGTGATGGGTATGTCGGTATAGCTGTTAACTAGGGATGCACAGATATGGagattttggccgataccgatttatatttgggggccgataaccgatatctataggccaataaatattcatattattttcacaatgaaaaactggcagaccgcggacatcttgtctttgcgctagactagcatactcttcttaagcccacAACAcatcatcttcgtgctatgtcacagaaagcaccaatcaaaactccacatggccagcaatgagcaagtgaagtggttcaacaaaccaaaataatccataatttatcggctttcatttattggcctgattttgctatcagaccaataaccgataatattaaaaaataagcagttatcggccgataacgatatgtcgccCGAtttatcgtgcatccctactgTTAACCGCACTCCTGAATAAAATCCTGACATTAGATGTACAGTACACAACAATTTAAATCACAGACTGTAGGCGAGTACTTTCACTACCAGCATGAGCGCATAGTGTGAAATAGGGCTGCAAGATAATTCACATGCGATTGTCACGTGCATCTCCTCAGTAAAgctggttccttgattagtagtaaatcgccatcagctgctttcagatggagcggcatttactgcacagagccgtagttcactgacaagcagGGACATATCGCATTCATAATTGTGGATGAATTGCCTGTCATTATGAACGCAACATTTCCccgcttgtcagtgaactactgctctgtgtagtaaaatgctgctccatctgaaagcagctgatggcgattaaCTACTAACCAAGGAACcagctttactgacgagatgcgcatgacaATCCCGTGCAATTTATCTCGCAGCCCTAGCGTCAAACAATGTGTCAGAGTAGACATGTACACAAAGGCACTTGTCACTCAGCATCAGGTTAATGCGATTTTTCTGCGTTATTGAACTCATAGCCCTTTCATGAGTTCAATAAGTGACAAGATTGTTTGACATTATGCACTTACCCTGGTAGCGAAAGTACCCAGATGTTGGTTGCAAGTGGTCATGTTTTTACTCGTAACATTGTCTTGTATTTACCCAGATATCCAAAGCAAATTGATAGCCAAGTCCAAGAAGAGGGCATGTGCCGCGTTGAAACCTTGGATCCGCTCAGTCCGGAACCATTTCTGGTACTCTACTGCCAAGGCAGGAGGAAATGTCAAGGTATGTAGACCACTTTATGGTCTTCTGTACTCTTTATTTCACTCCTCAACTGTCTCACTCTGGAAATGTCAGTCTGAGTAGCTTATATCAGTAGTCCCTTCTCATTGGCAAGGCTAAAGTGTATGTAGTGTTTGGACACGTccttgaatatttttttatatttattcttaTAAGACACTGAAGTCGACGTGGAATTCAATTCTGCACCACATAATTGATGAACATACATGGACTGAAGGAGGTACTGAGCATAGCTGTCATCACCCACCTCTCACTGATGAAGACCGGGAGAAAAAAATGTGGCTGTGTAAGAATAGTGAAGCATATCAGGAGCTGTCTAGAATAGTGCTCAACACAACACTCCAGAAGGATCTAGAAAACATGGTCCGTTTCAAACACACAGGTCAGTGGT
This window harbors:
- the LOC129446034 gene encoding uncharacterized protein, producing MNISFSSIETLEATQTTYKPDTDCTSSTSSVTDVGTAQISWQEKKVVVSESKVLELFRFCQTCATIIEKREVSYLGSQMRVKWECAEGHSGTWTSCPSERGMPQSNLLLAAAILFTGSTFTKLEEWAKLINLQIFSSSTFYDIQNSYLHPVIQAEFELQKTIVLAKLFMEQQDGKMTHLSSDGRSDSPGFNAKYTSYTFMADPGREIIHSELVQVTETTSSGAMETVALRRGLDHLLDNGLHVEVLATDRSTSVKKIMREEYEEIDHQFDIWHTAKNIQSKLIAKSKKRACAALKPWIRSVRNHFWYSTAKAGGNVKTLKSTWNSILHHIIDEHTWTEGGTEHSCHHPPLTDEDREKKMWLCKNSEAYQELSRIVLNTTLQKDLENMVRFKHTGALEVFHSSLLKYAPKRQCFSYQSMKQRTNLAIMHHNENLTQKPKLDSEGKPVIIQEWSKRSKEWFTRKRYQQTTVNFRTRLMQLVLERRNDPTVIFRDTSSTLLTPDLPANIGTVPKPSKDDAGRKHKSRFAK